In Paenibacillus larvae subsp. larvae, the following proteins share a genomic window:
- the thiD gene encoding bifunctional hydroxymethylpyrimidine kinase/phosphomethylpyrimidine kinase: protein MTIKKVLTIAGSDSSGGAGLQADLKTFEEYGTFGFTAITAIVTMDPYHNWRHEVYPMDTELVNKQLQTIFSGGPVDAMKTGMLGSVDMIKLVNNMIRKYKVKHVVIDPVMVCKGEDEPLAPENEDAIREFLVPEADIVTPNLYEAGQLSGMKNLRTVDDLKEAARRIVGLGARNVVIKGGKALEDHKAIDLFYDGSQFILYEAEKIHTNHNHGAGCTFAAAITAGLAKGLSVQEAVAKAKRFTAEAIKGGFAFNAFVGPVWHGAYNQADKR, encoded by the coding sequence ATGACTATCAAAAAGGTATTGACGATTGCGGGTTCGGATTCAAGCGGCGGAGCCGGCTTGCAAGCGGACCTGAAAACATTCGAAGAGTATGGAACATTTGGTTTTACGGCTATTACTGCAATTGTTACGATGGACCCTTATCATAATTGGCGCCATGAAGTATACCCTATGGATACAGAGCTTGTAAATAAGCAGCTGCAAACGATTTTTTCCGGCGGTCCGGTAGATGCTATGAAAACAGGAATGCTTGGTTCGGTAGACATGATAAAGCTTGTAAATAACATGATCAGAAAATATAAAGTGAAACATGTTGTGATTGATCCTGTTATGGTGTGCAAAGGGGAAGATGAACCCCTGGCTCCGGAAAATGAAGATGCCATCCGTGAATTTCTTGTGCCGGAAGCTGATATTGTAACGCCTAACTTGTATGAAGCGGGCCAGTTATCCGGTATGAAAAACTTAAGAACTGTAGACGATTTGAAAGAAGCGGCCCGGAGAATTGTTGGCCTTGGAGCCCGAAATGTGGTGATTAAAGGAGGCAAAGCGCTGGAAGACCATAAAGCAATTGACCTCTTCTATGATGGTTCACAGTTTATTCTTTATGAAGCGGAGAAGATTCATACGAATCATAATCATGGTGCCGGATGTACATTTGCCGCAGCTATTACGGCAGGACTTGCAAAGGGATTATCGGTACAAGAAGCGGTAGCTAAAGCAAAAAGGTTTACAGCTGAGGCTATTAAAGGCGGATTCGCTTTTAACGCATTCGTCGGCCCGGTTTGGCACGGTGCATATAATCAGGCGGATAAACGATAA
- a CDS encoding YerC/YecD family TrpR-related protein: MLIDKIRGKDLDEFFQGILTLKTVEECYSFFDDLCTVNEIGTFLQRFKVAKMLFNNNTYSEIEDETGASTATISRTKRSLYYGNDSYEVMFGRMKEKK, from the coding sequence ATGCTAATAGATAAAATACGTGGAAAGGATCTGGATGAATTTTTTCAAGGGATTTTAACACTTAAAACTGTAGAAGAATGTTATTCCTTTTTTGATGATTTATGTACGGTGAATGAAATCGGTACCTTTCTTCAAAGATTTAAAGTGGCCAAAATGCTGTTTAACAACAACACATATAGTGAGATTGAAGATGAAACAGGTGCAAGCACAGCCACAATCTCCCGTACGAAGCGGTCTTTGTATTACGGAAATGATAGTTATGAAGTTATGTTCGGCCGCATGAAGGAAAAAAAATGA